The following are encoded together in the Kribbella sp. CA-293567 genome:
- a CDS encoding cupin domain-containing protein codes for MMPMPESGLPPEGRPALRRCITGELDLDEFGRSYWGARALLSHGGDYRDLFSLEAADELLSRRGLRTPFLRVAKNGTVVSDNQFTGPGGVGAEIGDQVRDDKVAALFASGHTIVLQALHRTWPALVDFATQLSTDAGHPVQINAYITPAESQGFSAHYDVHDVFVLQVAGEKHWTVHEPVHADPLRSQPWTDHSKAVAAAARDRAPVIDEVLRPGDALYVPRGFLHSAKALGGVSAHLTVGMHTLTRYLLVQELAALAADESSLRTALPLGFDPGDPAQLATVLDDVASLLIKRIEQTTPDDLAPRLRRRTWSGNRPAPIPPLAHAAAIADLAAGTTVRLRPGLRFHLADGDPVRLQLTDRTISLPKATYPAVERLCSGGAVAVGDLPALDEPDQLVLVRRLLTEAVLTTA; via the coding sequence ATGATGCCGATGCCGGAGAGCGGGTTGCCGCCGGAAGGGCGCCCAGCTCTCCGGCGCTGTATTACCGGTGAGCTGGACCTCGACGAGTTCGGTCGCTCCTACTGGGGTGCCCGCGCCTTGCTCTCGCATGGCGGCGACTACCGAGATCTGTTCAGCTTGGAGGCCGCCGACGAGCTCTTGTCCCGTCGCGGCCTCCGCACGCCGTTCCTGCGCGTCGCCAAAAACGGAACCGTCGTCAGCGACAACCAGTTCACCGGACCGGGCGGGGTCGGCGCGGAGATCGGCGACCAGGTCCGCGACGACAAGGTGGCCGCGCTCTTCGCGAGCGGCCACACCATCGTTCTGCAGGCTCTCCATCGCACCTGGCCCGCGCTGGTCGACTTCGCGACCCAACTGTCGACGGATGCCGGGCACCCCGTGCAGATCAACGCCTACATCACTCCGGCGGAATCGCAGGGCTTCTCCGCGCACTACGACGTCCATGACGTCTTCGTGCTGCAGGTGGCCGGTGAGAAGCACTGGACGGTGCACGAGCCAGTGCACGCGGATCCGCTGCGCAGCCAGCCGTGGACCGACCACTCCAAGGCAGTAGCGGCCGCAGCCCGCGACCGCGCGCCGGTGATCGACGAGGTACTGCGCCCCGGTGACGCGCTCTACGTCCCGCGCGGCTTCCTCCACTCGGCCAAGGCGCTCGGCGGCGTCAGTGCTCACCTGACTGTCGGCATGCACACCCTGACGCGCTACCTGCTCGTCCAGGAACTGGCCGCCCTGGCAGCCGACGAATCGTCGCTTCGCACGGCCCTGCCGCTCGGCTTCGACCCCGGCGACCCTGCTCAACTGGCCACCGTCCTGGACGACGTGGCCTCGCTCCTGATCAAGCGGATCGAGCAGACCACCCCCGACGACCTCGCGCCGCGACTGCGACGCCGTACCTGGTCCGGGAACCGCCCAGCCCCCATCCCCCCGCTGGCCCACGCCGCCGCGATCGCCGACCTCGCTGCCGGTACGACGGTCCGCCTGCGCCCCGGCCTGCGCTTCCACCTGGCCGACGGCGACCCGGTCCGCCTCCAACTCACCGACCGCACCATTTCTTTGCCCAAGGCAACTTATCCGGCGGTCGAGCGTCTCTGCTCCGGCGGAGCGGTAGCGGTCGGCGACCTCCCGGCCCTGGACGAACCCGACCAGTTGGTCCTGGTCCGCCGTCTCCTCACCGAAGCAGTTCTGACCACCGCATAA
- a CDS encoding BatC protein: MGLNDDDMTTSSADSEGPADGGASSGTTDGGADGGAGGNISGGSGDSGFGNGEGLADGGATIGGTDGGADGGADSGAGSEGPADGGAVGGGTDGGADGGAGGEGPADGGAVGGGTDGGADGGAGGFGSSGGDSEGPADGGASAGVSDGGADGGAGEGPADGGADPNATDGGADGGTGN; encoded by the coding sequence ATGGGCTTGAACGACGACGACATGACGACCTCGTCGGCCGACAGCGAGGGGCCGGCCGACGGCGGAGCATCGAGTGGTACGACCGATGGCGGTGCTGACGGCGGTGCCGGCGGCAACATCTCCGGTGGTTCGGGCGACTCCGGTTTCGGTAACGGCGAAGGCCTTGCCGACGGTGGCGCGACGATCGGTGGCACCGACGGCGGTGCAGACGGCGGAGCTGACAGTGGCGCCGGCAGTGAAGGTCCCGCTGACGGTGGAGCCGTAGGCGGCGGAACCGATGGCGGTGCTGACGGCGGAGCCGGCGGTGAAGGTCCCGCTGACGGTGGAGCTGTCGGCGGCGGTACGGATGGCGGTGCTGACGGCGGAGCAGGTGGCTTCGGCTCGTCCGGCGGCGACTCCGAAGGACCTGCCGATGGCGGCGCCTCAGCTGGTGTCAGCGACGGCGGCGCGGACGGCGGAGCGGGTGAAGGCCCTGCTGATGGTGGGGCCGACCCGAACGCGACCGACGGCGGCGCCGACGGCGGTACCGGGAACTGA
- the cobC gene encoding Rv2231c family pyridoxal phosphate-dependent protein CobC → MTQRADGFDLDHHGDLEVGHGLVDLAVNVRAGTPPAWLVEEIGASLTDLAAYPRQDAALAAVANRHHRDPSQLLLTAGAAEAFVLIARAFRPRHPVVVHPQFTEPEAALRSAGHLVDRVVLSPENGFVLDPRSVPADADLVVIGNPTNPTSVLHRADDLRELARPDRILVVDEAFMDAVPGEPESLLGASIPGLVVVRSLTKTWGLAGLRVGYLVAAPGLIEQLASVQPHWPVSTPALAAAIACSNERALGEAGQAAVELDRQRAHLLAGLTGTAGVSTYGVARGPFVLVRVEGAAVLRERLRERGFAVRRGDTFPGLGPDWLRIAVRPETITDGFLKVWQDLLG, encoded by the coding sequence GTGACCCAACGGGCGGACGGCTTCGACCTGGACCACCACGGCGACCTCGAGGTGGGCCACGGCCTGGTCGATCTCGCCGTCAACGTCCGCGCCGGTACGCCGCCCGCGTGGCTGGTCGAGGAGATCGGCGCGAGCCTGACCGACCTGGCCGCCTACCCGCGCCAGGACGCCGCGCTGGCCGCCGTCGCGAACCGGCACCACCGTGATCCGTCGCAGCTCCTGCTCACCGCGGGCGCGGCCGAAGCCTTCGTGTTGATCGCCCGGGCCTTCCGGCCGCGGCACCCGGTGGTCGTCCACCCGCAGTTCACCGAGCCCGAGGCAGCGCTCCGATCAGCCGGCCACCTGGTCGACCGGGTCGTGCTGAGCCCGGAGAACGGTTTTGTCCTCGATCCCCGATCGGTTCCGGCGGATGCGGATCTGGTGGTGATCGGCAACCCGACCAACCCGACCTCGGTCCTGCACCGCGCCGACGACCTGCGGGAGCTCGCCCGTCCGGATCGGATCCTGGTCGTCGACGAAGCCTTCATGGACGCCGTGCCCGGTGAACCGGAGTCGCTGCTCGGAGCCTCGATCCCGGGGCTCGTGGTGGTGCGCAGCCTCACCAAGACCTGGGGGCTGGCCGGGCTGCGGGTCGGCTACCTCGTGGCGGCGCCCGGGCTGATCGAGCAACTCGCCTCGGTCCAGCCGCACTGGCCGGTGTCCACCCCCGCCCTGGCGGCCGCGATTGCCTGCAGCAACGAGCGGGCGCTGGGCGAGGCCGGGCAGGCGGCGGTCGAGCTGGATCGGCAACGTGCGCATTTGCTGGCAGGACTCACGGGGACGGCCGGCGTTTCGACGTACGGGGTGGCTCGCGGGCCTTTCGTGCTGGTGCGAGTCGAGGGTGCGGCGGTACTGCGGGAGCGGTTGCGCGAGCGCGGGTTCGCCGTACGGCGGGGAGATACGTTCCCTGGCCTGGGCCCGGACTGGCTGCGGATCGCTGTGCGTCCCGAGACGATCACGGACGGGTTCCTGAAGGTCTGGCAGGACCTGCTCGGCTGA
- a CDS encoding carbon-nitrogen hydrolase family protein — MKIAVVQTASSADKAANRELVTRLVAGAAVGGTDLVVLPEAMMADFAIDGGSVGELAEALDGEFVGTLRKAAAEHGVAIVAGMFERSCDEARPYNTLLAVGPDGDLLGAYRKIHLYDAFGYRESNQLTPGDVAPVVVEIAGRKLGLMTCYDLRFPELSRALVDAGAEVFVVPAAWVRGPLKEHHWTTLLTARAIENTCYVAAAAQNGKKYCGLSQIIDPQGIAIAAAGEADGFVSAEISTDRLAETRHRNPSLRNRRFTVTSR; from the coding sequence GTGAAGATCGCCGTGGTGCAGACCGCCAGTTCGGCCGACAAGGCCGCCAACCGCGAGTTGGTGACGCGCCTGGTGGCCGGCGCCGCCGTCGGGGGGACCGATCTGGTCGTGCTGCCCGAGGCGATGATGGCCGACTTCGCGATCGACGGCGGCTCGGTCGGCGAGCTGGCCGAGGCACTCGACGGGGAGTTCGTCGGCACGCTGCGCAAGGCCGCGGCCGAGCACGGTGTCGCGATCGTGGCGGGCATGTTCGAGCGGAGCTGCGACGAGGCCCGGCCGTACAACACGCTGCTCGCCGTCGGTCCGGACGGCGATCTGCTCGGTGCCTACCGCAAGATCCACCTGTACGACGCGTTCGGCTACCGCGAGTCCAATCAGCTGACCCCGGGCGACGTCGCGCCGGTCGTCGTCGAGATCGCGGGCCGCAAGCTCGGGCTGATGACGTGTTACGACCTGCGGTTCCCCGAGTTGTCCCGGGCGCTGGTCGACGCGGGGGCGGAGGTGTTCGTCGTACCGGCTGCTTGGGTGCGTGGGCCGCTCAAGGAGCACCACTGGACCACGTTGCTGACAGCACGCGCGATCGAGAACACCTGCTACGTCGCCGCGGCCGCACAGAACGGCAAGAAGTACTGCGGTCTGAGCCAGATCATCGATCCGCAGGGCATCGCGATCGCCGCTGCCGGTGAAGCGGACGGGTTCGTCTCGGCCGAGATCTCGACGGACCGGCTGGCCGAGACCCGGCACCGCAATCCTTCTCTGCGGAACCGCCGCTTCACGGTGACTTCTCGCTAG
- the mobA gene encoding molybdenum cofactor guanylyltransferase: MEFDAVVLAGGGSTRFGGVDKALLVLDGTSLLDRVLKATILARSTVVVGPERAVCREVGWTREEPAGGGPVAGIAAGLAVGQAPVVVLLSCDLPWITAQEVGGLVESIGELDGFGLLDTGGREQWLAAAYRRTALVAALERVGDPQNQSVRRLFRGLELGWSAPSRAGDDVDSWADLDD; encoded by the coding sequence GTGGAATTCGACGCGGTGGTACTGGCCGGGGGTGGGTCCACCCGGTTCGGCGGGGTGGACAAGGCGCTGCTGGTGCTGGACGGGACCTCGCTGCTGGATCGGGTGCTGAAGGCAACGATTCTGGCCCGTTCGACGGTCGTCGTCGGTCCCGAGCGCGCGGTCTGCCGCGAGGTGGGGTGGACGCGGGAGGAGCCTGCCGGCGGTGGGCCGGTGGCCGGAATCGCGGCCGGGCTCGCCGTTGGACAGGCGCCGGTCGTGGTGCTGCTGTCCTGCGACCTGCCGTGGATCACCGCTCAGGAGGTCGGCGGGCTGGTCGAGAGCATCGGCGAGCTGGACGGGTTCGGGCTGCTCGATACGGGCGGCCGGGAGCAGTGGCTGGCGGCGGCGTACCGGCGTACTGCGTTGGTGGCGGCACTGGAGCGCGTGGGGGACCCACAGAACCAGTCGGTACGGCGGTTGTTCCGCGGGCTGGAACTCGGCTGGTCGGCGCCGAGCCGGGCCGGCGACGACGTCGACTCCTGGGCGGACCTGGACGATTGA
- a CDS encoding NAD(P)H-quinone oxidoreductase produces the protein MRAVVCEGTGGVEVLTIGEIEDPTPAVDEVVIDVIAAGVNRADLLQRQGHYPPPPGAPGTIGLEVSGTIAAVGAEVEDWAVGDECCALLAGGGYAEKVVVPAPQVMPVPEGVDLISAAALPEVVATVWSNVFMTAHLKDGETLLVHGGSSGIGTMAIQLAVAHGARVLCTVGSKDKMDFCTRLGADVAINYKEAEWASVVNEATGKVGADVILDIMGAKYLADNVKTLAYDGRLVVIGMQGGTKGELDLGRLMSRRGSITGTGLRVRSVAEKGEIIAEVVGHVWPLVAAKKVRPIVHRTYPLEAVAQAHEALAESNHIGKILLTT, from the coding sequence ATGCGAGCTGTGGTGTGTGAGGGAACTGGTGGCGTCGAGGTTCTGACGATCGGTGAGATCGAGGATCCCACCCCGGCGGTGGACGAGGTCGTCATCGACGTGATCGCCGCGGGAGTGAACCGCGCCGACCTGCTCCAGCGGCAGGGCCACTACCCACCGCCGCCCGGCGCTCCGGGAACGATCGGGCTCGAGGTCTCGGGCACGATCGCCGCCGTCGGAGCCGAGGTCGAGGACTGGGCGGTCGGCGACGAGTGCTGCGCCCTGCTCGCCGGCGGCGGGTACGCCGAGAAGGTGGTCGTGCCGGCGCCGCAGGTGATGCCGGTGCCGGAGGGCGTCGACCTGATCAGCGCGGCCGCCCTGCCGGAGGTGGTCGCCACGGTCTGGTCGAACGTGTTCATGACCGCGCACCTGAAGGACGGCGAGACGCTGCTCGTCCACGGTGGCTCGTCCGGGATCGGCACGATGGCGATCCAGCTCGCGGTCGCGCACGGTGCCCGCGTGCTCTGCACCGTCGGCAGCAAGGACAAGATGGACTTCTGCACCCGGCTCGGCGCGGACGTCGCGATCAACTACAAGGAAGCCGAGTGGGCCTCGGTGGTGAACGAGGCGACCGGCAAGGTTGGCGCCGACGTGATCCTCGACATCATGGGCGCGAAGTACCTGGCGGACAACGTCAAGACCCTCGCGTACGACGGCCGGCTGGTGGTGATCGGCATGCAGGGCGGCACCAAGGGCGAGCTGGACCTCGGCCGGCTGATGTCACGCCGCGGCTCGATCACCGGTACGGGGCTGCGGGTCCGGTCGGTGGCGGAGAAGGGCGAGATCATCGCCGAGGTGGTCGGCCACGTGTGGCCGCTGGTGGCCGCGAAGAAGGTGCGGCCGATCGTGCACCGCACCTACCCGCTGGAGGCGGTCGCGCAGGCGCACGAGGCGCTCGCGGAGTCCAACCACATCGGCAAGATCCTGCTGACCACCTGA
- a CDS encoding VOC family protein encodes MQPASFGATVVTTRPAEVAAFYQRHFDLKITLDIGWFVCLRRGDADWELAITERGHESVPAAVSALPESSNVFGFVVEDADQVAAALVDGGVPLETEVVTEVWGQRHFFVRDPEGTWIDVIQLVAPDPAWLAANFPTAE; translated from the coding sequence ATGCAACCCGCTTCTTTCGGTGCCACCGTCGTCACGACACGCCCCGCCGAGGTCGCCGCGTTCTACCAGCGGCACTTCGACCTGAAGATCACGCTCGACATCGGCTGGTTCGTCTGTCTGCGCCGCGGTGACGCGGACTGGGAACTGGCCATCACCGAGCGCGGTCACGAGTCGGTGCCGGCCGCCGTCTCGGCGCTTCCGGAGAGCTCGAACGTCTTCGGTTTCGTCGTCGAGGACGCCGATCAGGTCGCCGCCGCGCTCGTCGACGGCGGAGTTCCACTGGAGACCGAGGTGGTCACCGAGGTCTGGGGCCAGCGGCACTTCTTCGTCCGCGACCCCGAAGGCACCTGGATCGACGTCATCCAGCTGGTCGCCCCGGATCCGGCCTGGCTGGCCGCCAACTTCCCCACGGCCGAGTAG
- a CDS encoding TetR/AcrR family transcriptional regulator encodes MPRNPERRTQLADAGLAVLAESGARGLTHRAVDAAAGLPAGTASNYFRSRDALLGALGERIFERLTPDEAVLAPLAERAPSVDLVVDYVRYIVERLLGRPELSLALLELRLEATRRPELNEILSRTLQQGFDTDVSFHVQAGLPGGAEEVRLLHFAIDGLVLDQLTPGVGRRYDVETVTARLVRRLLHQDGTDRAR; translated from the coding sequence GTGCCGAGAAACCCGGAACGCCGTACTCAGCTCGCCGACGCAGGCCTCGCCGTACTGGCCGAATCGGGCGCCCGCGGCCTCACCCACCGCGCGGTCGACGCCGCCGCCGGACTGCCGGCCGGTACTGCGTCGAACTACTTCCGCAGCCGCGACGCCCTGCTCGGCGCTCTCGGCGAGCGGATCTTCGAGCGACTGACCCCGGACGAGGCCGTACTGGCCCCACTGGCCGAGCGCGCACCATCGGTCGACCTGGTCGTCGACTACGTGCGCTACATCGTCGAGCGGCTGCTCGGCCGGCCAGAGCTCTCACTCGCCCTGCTCGAGCTGCGCCTGGAAGCGACTCGACGACCAGAGCTGAACGAGATCCTGTCGCGCACCCTGCAACAGGGCTTCGACACCGACGTGTCGTTCCATGTTCAGGCCGGCCTGCCCGGCGGCGCCGAGGAAGTGCGGCTGCTGCACTTCGCGATCGACGGCTTGGTTCTCGACCAGCTGACCCCCGGCGTCGGCCGCCGGTACGACGTGGAAACCGTCACCGCCCGGCTGGTCCGGCGACTGCTGCACCAGGACGGGACCGATCGAGCTCGTTGA
- a CDS encoding PadR family transcriptional regulator, whose protein sequence is MSIKHGLLALLRTEPKYGYQLRGEFEAATNSTWPLNIGQVYTTLTRLERDGLVQAGPAGKDDDGRALYEITAAGRDELTKWFETPVTRESRPRDELAIKLALALAVPGIDVSAVLQRQRASTMRAMQELTRLKRGSRDGEISWLLVLESMIFGAEAEIRWLDHCEAMLSRHRRSTQAGTPAAQASAAQLEDQADLEAEAHR, encoded by the coding sequence ATGTCGATCAAACACGGTCTGCTGGCGTTGCTCCGGACGGAGCCGAAGTACGGGTACCAACTGCGCGGCGAGTTCGAGGCGGCCACCAACTCGACCTGGCCGCTGAACATCGGGCAGGTCTACACCACCCTGACCCGGCTCGAACGCGACGGTCTGGTGCAGGCGGGACCGGCCGGCAAGGACGACGACGGGCGAGCGCTGTACGAGATCACCGCGGCCGGCCGCGACGAGCTGACCAAGTGGTTCGAGACCCCGGTGACCCGGGAGTCGCGGCCGCGGGACGAGCTGGCGATCAAGCTCGCGCTGGCGCTCGCCGTACCGGGGATCGACGTCTCGGCGGTGCTGCAGCGGCAGCGCGCCTCGACGATGCGGGCCATGCAGGAACTGACGCGACTCAAGCGCGGCAGCCGCGACGGTGAGATCTCCTGGCTGCTGGTGCTCGAGTCGATGATCTTCGGCGCCGAGGCGGAGATCCGCTGGCTGGACCACTGCGAGGCGATGCTCTCCCGCCACCGAAGGTCCACCCAGGCCGGTACGCCGGCCGCGCAGGCATCGGCAGCTCAGCTCGAGGACCAGGCAGACCTAGAGGCGGAGGCCCACCGATGA
- a CDS encoding ABC transporter ATP-binding protein, translating into MNAILDIRNLSRVHGTGEQAVHALRGVELSVAAGELVAVMGPSGSGKSTLLTCAGGLDRPTSGEILIDGNDLATLGAKAVAALRRRRIGYVFQDFNLIPALTAAENVMLPLELDGTRARTARKYAEAALTEVAIPELADRFPDEMSGGQRQRVAIARAIVGERRILLADEPTGALDSETGEAVLQLLRDRCDQHGIAGVLVTHDARHAAWADRVVYLRDGVLVGQSGPLPEADVLLETH; encoded by the coding sequence ATGAACGCGATCCTCGACATCCGCAACCTCTCCCGCGTGCACGGCACCGGCGAACAGGCCGTGCACGCCCTCCGTGGCGTCGAGCTGTCGGTGGCCGCCGGCGAACTGGTCGCGGTGATGGGCCCGTCGGGTTCGGGCAAGTCCACCCTGCTGACCTGCGCCGGCGGTCTCGACCGGCCGACCAGCGGCGAGATCCTGATCGACGGCAACGACCTGGCCACGCTCGGCGCCAAGGCGGTCGCCGCGCTGCGCCGGCGCCGGATCGGCTACGTCTTCCAGGACTTCAACCTGATCCCGGCCCTGACCGCGGCCGAGAACGTGATGCTGCCGCTCGAGCTGGACGGCACCCGGGCCCGGACCGCCCGCAAGTACGCCGAAGCCGCGCTGACGGAGGTGGCCATCCCCGAGCTGGCCGACCGATTTCCCGACGAGATGTCCGGCGGTCAGCGGCAGCGCGTCGCGATCGCCCGCGCGATCGTCGGCGAGCGCCGGATCCTGCTCGCCGACGAGCCGACCGGAGCCCTCGACTCGGAGACCGGCGAAGCCGTCCTCCAACTCCTGCGCGACCGCTGCGACCAGCACGGGATCGCCGGGGTCCTGGTCACCCACGACGCCCGGCACGCCGCCTGGGCCGACCGCGTCGTCTACCTGCGTGATGGCGTCCTGGTAGGTCAGTCGGGTCCGCTGCCCGAGGCCGACGTGCTGCTGGAAACCCACTGA
- a CDS encoding ABC transporter permease, whose product MAGWRPPLRIARRTARRSLGRTLLVAALIGVPVFAASWIGLMNAADNPTGETLARETIGTADAQLTVSAYGKLNPWPERPGPSSGSPGPLAGTEQRERDTGKVDPLQLLPAGSTAARRLTEVGKADLRGPHADTSVRLFTGDGRSPLASGTFKLDSGQMPGRPAEVAISPALAKYLDLLDGDKLRAGAAVTTADDQRYAVVGLARSLSGPGERALFATPDSALVAPDSSTSLVYLADLPAGTDADALSDQLLANGLELLPRANIIDPPPTALGPTTDAGATAVMALVIGFGVLEIVLLAGTAFAVGARRQTRELGLVTAAGGTPRDIRRIVLAQGAFAGATGAGGGLLLALVATIAGRPLWERMFSTLISSIEIPWLQLLPIALLGLLAGLAAAVVPAVSAGRMAPMAALSGRFTTAGGEVKLRKPALVLVGAGVVSTVLGSIWMSGELEAARQRVAEQVESYRATVTPTGPIALVLFGITAALIGLVWLLPNLVAKLAGLARVLPLSGRLALRDAARHRHRTGPAAAAIMMSVGATAAIAFAVSNSVAAESADYVPDSIHGDVVLEFGGVPYSPATVEKTGFLLPTKATYELGQVARVGQKTFPGGYTPSLTVFTPISQGQSGYSLMAVDPAYVARFPGYGPKAAAALRAGKVVVPSTAAISGGSVKLTTDDDLEGKSTTPHPAALVPSAPTTGRLSISALISTEAAKKLGTVTTFRAVYELKRAPTEGELAAVATLLGHDDSVKVEKGYQSPARLAFLVLMGVASLVTLLGVAISVSLSAAEGRADLATLAAIGAPPRRRRSLAAAQAWVLGQLGCLLGAGIGALYGYTAHAAFGSPQFEIPWRELAGIVIVVPLFAGLLAWLLTRSRLPMVSRVD is encoded by the coding sequence ATGGCCGGCTGGCGGCCACCGCTGCGGATCGCCCGGCGAACCGCCCGGCGTTCCCTGGGGAGGACTCTGCTCGTCGCCGCGCTGATCGGCGTACCGGTCTTCGCGGCGTCCTGGATCGGGCTGATGAACGCGGCCGACAATCCCACCGGCGAGACGCTGGCCCGCGAGACGATCGGTACGGCGGATGCGCAGCTCACCGTGTCGGCGTACGGGAAACTCAATCCCTGGCCGGAACGCCCCGGCCCGTCGTCCGGCTCACCGGGCCCACTGGCGGGCACCGAACAGCGGGAGCGGGACACCGGCAAGGTCGATCCGCTGCAGCTCCTGCCGGCCGGCAGTACGGCGGCCCGCAGGTTGACCGAGGTGGGCAAGGCGGACCTTCGCGGCCCGCATGCCGATACCTCCGTCCGGCTGTTCACCGGTGACGGTCGCAGCCCGCTGGCGTCGGGCACCTTCAAGCTCGACAGCGGGCAGATGCCCGGCAGGCCGGCCGAGGTCGCGATCTCCCCCGCGCTCGCGAAGTACCTGGACCTGCTCGACGGCGACAAGTTGCGGGCCGGCGCGGCGGTGACCACCGCGGACGATCAGCGGTACGCCGTCGTCGGGCTGGCGCGCAGCCTCAGCGGGCCCGGTGAACGAGCACTTTTCGCCACTCCGGACAGTGCACTGGTGGCCCCCGATTCGAGCACTTCCCTGGTCTACCTGGCCGATCTGCCGGCCGGCACCGATGCGGACGCGCTGAGCGACCAGCTGCTCGCCAACGGCCTGGAGTTGTTGCCCCGAGCAAATATCATCGACCCGCCGCCGACTGCCCTCGGTCCTACCACCGACGCGGGCGCGACCGCCGTGATGGCGCTGGTGATCGGCTTCGGCGTACTCGAGATCGTGCTGCTGGCCGGCACCGCGTTCGCGGTCGGCGCGCGGCGGCAGACCCGTGAGCTCGGCCTGGTCACCGCGGCCGGTGGCACGCCTCGCGACATCCGCCGCATCGTCCTTGCCCAGGGCGCTTTCGCGGGGGCGACCGGCGCGGGCGGCGGGCTGCTCCTCGCGCTCGTGGCCACCATCGCCGGCCGGCCGTTGTGGGAACGGATGTTCTCGACGCTGATCTCCAGCATCGAGATTCCGTGGCTCCAACTGCTGCCGATCGCGCTGCTGGGACTGCTGGCCGGGCTGGCCGCGGCGGTGGTACCGGCCGTCAGCGCGGGCCGGATGGCGCCGATGGCAGCCCTGAGCGGCCGGTTCACGACGGCGGGCGGGGAGGTCAAGCTGCGCAAGCCGGCGCTCGTTTTGGTCGGCGCCGGTGTGGTCAGCACTGTTCTCGGCAGCATCTGGATGTCCGGCGAACTCGAAGCGGCTCGCCAGCGAGTGGCCGAGCAGGTCGAGTCGTACCGCGCCACGGTGACGCCGACCGGGCCGATCGCCCTGGTCCTGTTCGGGATCACCGCCGCGCTCATCGGACTGGTGTGGCTACTGCCGAACCTGGTCGCCAAGCTGGCCGGCCTGGCCCGGGTCCTGCCGTTGAGCGGACGGCTCGCGTTGCGCGACGCGGCTCGCCACCGGCACCGTACGGGTCCCGCCGCGGCGGCGATCATGATGTCCGTCGGAGCGACGGCGGCGATCGCCTTCGCGGTCTCCAACTCGGTCGCGGCCGAGTCCGCCGACTACGTTCCGGACAGCATCCACGGCGACGTCGTACTGGAGTTCGGTGGGGTTCCCTATTCGCCTGCCACCGTCGAGAAGACGGGCTTTCTGCTGCCGACCAAGGCGACCTACGAGCTGGGGCAGGTGGCCCGGGTGGGCCAGAAGACCTTCCCCGGTGGATACACGCCGTCGCTGACGGTGTTCACGCCCATCTCGCAGGGGCAGTCGGGGTACTCCTTGATGGCCGTCGATCCGGCGTACGTCGCGCGGTTCCCCGGCTACGGACCGAAGGCCGCTGCCGCGTTGCGGGCCGGCAAGGTGGTCGTGCCGTCCACGGCCGCGATCTCCGGCGGCTCGGTCAAGCTGACCACCGACGACGACCTGGAAGGGAAGTCGACGACGCCCCACCCCGCGGCGCTGGTCCCGTCGGCGCCGACGACCGGGCGGTTGTCGATCTCGGCCCTGATCAGCACGGAGGCCGCGAAGAAACTCGGCACCGTCACCACCTTCCGGGCTGTCTACGAGCTGAAGCGGGCACCCACCGAGGGCGAACTCGCGGCGGTCGCCACGCTGCTCGGACACGACGACTCCGTGAAGGTCGAGAAGGGATATCAGAGCCCTGCCCGGCTGGCGTTCCTCGTGCTGATGGGGGTGGCATCGCTTGTCACGCTGCTCGGAGTCGCGATCTCGGTCTCGCTGTCTGCGGCGGAGGGGCGCGCAGACCTCGCGACCTTGGCCGCTATCGGCGCTCCCCCACGGCGCCGGCGAAGCCTCGCGGCCGCTCAGGCCTGGGTGCTCGGCCAGCTGGGTTGCCTGCTCGGCGCGGGAATCGGGGCGCTCTACGGCTATACCGCGCACGCTGCCTTCGGCTCACCACAGTTCGAGATCCCCTGGCGGGAGCTTGCGGGCATCGTGATCGTGGTGCCGTTGTTCGCCGGGCTGCTGGCCTGGTTGCTGACCAGGTCCCGGCTGCCGATGGTCAGCCGGGTCGACTAG
- a CDS encoding CGNR zinc finger domain-containing protein — MHLNPYGADAVLLAVNLATNPATSAIELAERCEESGVESRLVRNRHVTAADLAAVRVALEEWLEVVDAPDEQSRVRLMNAMLAKYTEHPRLTNHAGDGWHMHYRPDDVPVGRLVATLISTGTALHLAGRGISRLGRCAANGCDNVYADLSRGGRQRYCSPACANRDAVRRHRSKTS, encoded by the coding sequence GTGCATCTCAACCCTTACGGCGCCGACGCGGTCCTGCTGGCCGTGAACCTGGCCACCAATCCCGCCACCAGCGCGATCGAGCTGGCCGAACGCTGCGAGGAGAGCGGGGTCGAGAGCCGGCTCGTGCGGAACAGACACGTGACGGCGGCGGATCTGGCCGCGGTGCGGGTTGCTCTGGAAGAGTGGCTCGAGGTCGTGGACGCGCCCGACGAGCAGAGCCGGGTGCGGCTGATGAACGCCATGCTGGCGAAGTACACGGAGCATCCTCGGCTCACCAACCACGCCGGCGACGGCTGGCACATGCACTACCGCCCTGACGACGTACCGGTCGGACGCCTGGTCGCGACGCTGATCAGCACCGGTACGGCGCTGCACCTCGCGGGACGAGGCATCTCCCGGCTCGGTCGCTGCGCGGCGAACGGCTGCGACAACGTGTACGCCGATCTGTCCAGGGGCGGGCGCCAGCGCTACTGCAGCCCTGCGTGCGCGAATCGTGACGCAGTGCGAAGGCACCGCTCCAAGACCTCCTGA